DNA sequence from the Patescibacteria group bacterium genome:
AAAGCAAGACGAGAAAACGAAGAGCCCGTTGATTTTATTTTGGAGTCGGATGTCAAATTGATAAATATACCAAATAATTTTCAGGTTTAATTTAAATTAATAACTTTCACCCCTTATGTTTCAACTCTACAACCCCCAAAGAGACAAAAAAGTTTTAAAAAAGATTGTTATTGCAATGATTGTTGTTGCTGCATTTATTATAATAAAAGATGAAATTTCCTGGCAAATTGGTTCTTATGATGACTATCTTCCGGGAGAGGAGGAATGGGACGAGGACATGGAAGAGTATGACTGCAATGTTGCCGGCATTGAACTTCACGGGTTCTTATCCACTTATATTGTTTCCGCAGATGACGAAGTTGACCAAGAGATGTATGCGGACCAGGCGGCTTCGGAGATTATCAACTTAACTTTGGAAGAGCTGGATAAAGACGAAGAGATTAAAGCGATTGTTTTGGAAATAGATTCTTACGGCGGCAGCGCCGTGGCCGGGGAAGAAGTGGCCGATGCTTTAAAAAGAGTTGAGAAGCCGGTCGTGGCCGTGATCAGGGACGGGGGCGCTTCAGCCGCTTATTGGGCCGCTAGCGGCGCTGATATTATTTTTGCCTCGGCTAATTCTGATGTTGGCAGTATTGGAATTACCATGTCTTATTTGGATTATGCCAAAAGCAATCAAAAAGAAGGATTTACTTACAACCAATTAAGCACCGGCCGTTTTAAAGACACCGGCGATCCTGATAAAATTTTGACTTTAGAAGAAAAAGAATTACTAATGCGGGATGTTAAAATTATGCATGAGAATTTTATTAAAGATGTGGCCGATAACAGGGGACTGGATACAGAAGCGGTGCGGCAAATGGCTGATGGTTCAAGCATGCTCGGCCAGATGGCTTGGGAAAAGGGTTTGATTGATAAAATAGGCGGGCTTTATGAGGTTAAGGAGTATTTGAAAGAAAAGATTGGCGAGGAGGTGGAGGTTTGTTGGTATGAGAGCCCCCGCTAGCACCAGGTATAACCTGGAGTCGAGATGCGAATCGCCAACTAGGACGGTTTTTATTTTTGTAAAATATTTTTTCATGCTATAATTACCCTGAACCAGAGCAAAGTTCGGTTCAGAGTTAACAATAGATGCATCTATAGATGCATCGTGAATGCATTCATGAATGCATTCACGCTAAAAAATAATAAAAGACTATGAAAATTAAAGCCGTAAGAAAATTAGGCAAGAATTCCAAATACAGTTTGGAATTCTTATTCCGCCAAGCATAATTCGGGCCTTGAGATTTAAAGAAAAGCAGAAATTAGTGGTAACCGCGGATACGCGGACCAGAAAAATTACGATTGAAGATTGGCCCGCCTAATGGCCAGC
Encoded proteins:
- a CDS encoding S49 family peptidase, translating into MFQLYNPQRDKKVLKKIVIAMIVVAAFIIIKDEISWQIGSYDDYLPGEEEWDEDMEEYDCNVAGIELHGFLSTYIVSADDEVDQEMYADQAASEIINLTLEELDKDEEIKAIVLEIDSYGGSAVAGEEVADALKRVEKPVVAVIRDGGASAAYWAASGADIIFASANSDVGSIGITMSYLDYAKSNQKEGFTYNQLSTGRFKDTGDPDKILTLEEKELLMRDVKIMHENFIKDVADNRGLDTEAVRQMADGSSMLGQMAWEKGLIDKIGGLYEVKEYLKEKIGEEVEVCWYESPR